Proteins co-encoded in one Deinococcus aerius genomic window:
- the ssb gene encoding single-stranded DNA-binding protein codes for MNKVLIIAALARDPELRYTPGGTAVLDLTLAGERHITGSDGRAHVIPFYENGQALGKYAEHLAERGYQAGDVLVADGQLDYSQWEASEGGKRSALRVRVTGTVRQADGDFELIQDGRGGQRLRGGLNRATVIGNVSADPELRSTPAGDAVLGLRLGVNEKYKDRQGQAQEKTHWVDVTLWRDLALAHQGLRKGDPVLVEGALVDESWTDRDGRGRRTKKVEADTVVPLSRGAGTGTSGTPTPAREQRQPVAASGTRAASSQNAAPARTRSEGLDIDQGLEDFPPDEEPLPF; via the coding sequence ATGAACAAGGTCCTGATCATCGCCGCCCTCGCCCGCGATCCCGAACTCCGCTACACCCCGGGAGGCACCGCCGTCCTCGATCTCACCCTTGCGGGCGAGCGCCACATCACGGGCAGCGACGGGCGCGCGCACGTCATCCCCTTCTACGAGAACGGGCAGGCGCTGGGCAAGTACGCCGAACATCTGGCCGAGCGCGGGTATCAGGCGGGCGACGTCCTGGTGGCGGACGGGCAGCTCGATTACAGCCAGTGGGAAGCGTCCGAAGGGGGCAAGCGCAGCGCCCTGCGGGTGCGCGTCACGGGGACGGTGCGCCAAGCGGACGGAGACTTCGAACTCATTCAGGATGGCCGGGGCGGGCAGCGACTCAGGGGCGGCTTGAACCGGGCCACGGTCATCGGGAACGTGTCCGCCGACCCCGAACTGCGGTCCACACCTGCCGGTGACGCCGTGCTCGGTCTGCGTCTGGGCGTCAACGAGAAGTACAAGGACCGTCAGGGCCAAGCCCAGGAGAAGACGCACTGGGTGGACGTGACCCTGTGGCGCGACCTGGCCCTGGCTCACCAGGGACTGCGCAAGGGTGACCCGGTCCTGGTGGAGGGCGCACTGGTGGACGAGTCGTGGACGGACCGCGACGGGCGTGGGCGGCGGACCAAGAAGGTCGAGGCGGACACGGTGGTCCCCCTCAGCCGGGGTGCGGGCACGGGGACCTCCGGCACGCCAACTCCGGCACGCGAGCAGCGGCAACCGGTCGCCGCCTCGGGGACTCGCGCGGCCAGCTCTCAGAACGCCGCGCCCGCCCGGACCCGCTCCGAGGGGCTGGACATCGATCAGGGGCTGGAGGACTTCCCGCCCGACGAGGAGCCCCTGCCGTTCTGA
- a CDS encoding GNAT family N-acetyltransferase has product MDDLQVTPLGPHHDRAAFTCGEVTLDRYLREQASQDRKRSLARCYVLTRASEPARVVGYYTLSAHSLRLHDLPEDAARGIPYRDVPGVLVGRMALDVREQGRGLGERLLAAAVEHCARLESELGLRVIVVDALSEGAARFYERFGFQRFGSGELRLFLSLRHVLPRT; this is encoded by the coding sequence GTGGACGATCTGCAGGTGACGCCGCTCGGTCCCCACCATGACCGGGCGGCATTCACGTGTGGCGAGGTGACGCTCGACCGCTACCTGCGCGAACAGGCGAGCCAGGACCGCAAACGCTCGCTCGCACGTTGCTACGTCCTCACAAGAGCGAGCGAGCCCGCCCGTGTCGTGGGGTACTACACCCTCAGCGCCCACAGTCTCCGGCTTCACGACTTGCCCGAAGACGCGGCGCGCGGCATTCCCTACCGTGACGTTCCGGGCGTGCTGGTCGGGCGGATGGCGCTGGACGTGCGCGAGCAGGGTCGGGGCCTTGGGGAGCGGCTCCTCGCGGCGGCCGTCGAACACTGCGCGCGGTTGGAGAGTGAGCTGGGGTTGCGGGTGATCGTGGTGGATGCGCTTTCCGAGGGAGCGGCCCGCTTCTACGAGCGTTTCGGCTTCCAGCGCTTTGGCTCTGGTGAGTTGCGGCTCTTCCTGAGCCTCCGGCACGTGCTGCCCAGGACGTAG
- a CDS encoding pyridoxamine 5'-phosphate oxidase family protein produces the protein MTDFTPRGQLKRQDKAMTREEAEAFLVAAFCGRTGTLGPDGYPYVVPNLFTWQGGQVYLHTARSAGHFLTNVRFHDRVSFEVDEPGEVYPYGQVECDTSVSYRSVIVFGRIRVVEDTDEKVRFYRAFMHKYAPEDSWGREKDSLPRVGGTIVYAITPETITGKQGELPGLSERWPARNDTASPGWRKSK, from the coding sequence ATGACCGACTTCACCCCACGCGGACAGCTCAAGCGCCAGGACAAAGCCATGACCCGCGAGGAGGCCGAGGCGTTCCTCGTCGCCGCCTTTTGCGGCCGCACCGGCACCCTCGGCCCCGACGGTTACCCCTACGTCGTCCCCAACCTCTTCACCTGGCAAGGCGGCCAGGTCTACCTCCACACCGCACGCTCTGCCGGTCACTTCCTGACGAACGTGCGCTTTCACGACCGGGTGAGCTTCGAGGTGGACGAGCCCGGCGAGGTGTACCCCTACGGCCAGGTGGAATGCGACACCTCGGTGTCGTACCGCTCGGTGATCGTCTTCGGGCGCATCCGCGTCGTGGAGGACACGGACGAGAAGGTGCGCTTCTACCGCGCCTTCATGCACAAGTACGCGCCCGAGGACTCCTGGGGCCGGGAGAAGGACTCGTTGCCCCGGGTAGGCGGCACCATCGTGTACGCCATCACGCCGGAGACCATCACCGGCAAGCAGGGCGAACTGCCTGGGCTGAGTGAACGCTGGCCCGCCAGGAACGACACCGCCTCGCCCGGGTGGCGAAAGAGCAAGTGA
- the iscB gene encoding RNA-guided endonuclease IscB, which yields MTERPIVHLDSFKPRDRQLPNRALVVSATHKPLMPCHPARARELLRKGRAAVLRHQPFTIVLKDRACGVTQPLSLKLDPGSKTTGICAVAEMKRGPKVVWAALLHHRGRAIQQSLDARRVLRRARRSRKLWYRQPRFDNRTRPMGWLPPSLTHRVLTTLTWVGRLSRWAAATHLATELVSFDTQRLQNPFIRREGYQRGTLYGYTVRRYLLQKWQGRCAYCDRNDRPLEVEHLTPRSQGGSDRISNLVLSCTPCNLKKGTQSLQQFLAENLILLKKIRAQVQDPLHDSAAVNATKAKLLRELQKTGLLVEIGDGAQTSFNRDIQGYPKAHWIDAACVGPSGARVIVPNLRPLAIICIGHGNRQMCGTNKFGFPTRHRTRQKTHFGFQTGDLVRAVVTTGKKAGSYVGRVSVRATGKFRLPMVDGLHYRFFVLIQKGDGYAYS from the coding sequence ATGACCGAACGCCCTATCGTCCATCTCGACTCCTTCAAGCCTCGGGACCGGCAGCTTCCGAACCGGGCCCTGGTGGTCTCCGCCACCCACAAACCCCTGATGCCCTGCCACCCCGCGCGAGCCAGAGAACTTCTCAGGAAAGGCAGGGCCGCAGTGCTCCGTCACCAGCCTTTCACCATCGTCCTGAAAGACAGGGCTTGTGGAGTGACCCAGCCTCTGAGCCTTAAGCTCGACCCTGGGTCCAAGACCACGGGCATCTGTGCCGTGGCTGAGATGAAGCGGGGGCCAAAGGTCGTTTGGGCAGCACTCCTGCACCATCGCGGACGGGCCATCCAGCAGAGCCTGGATGCACGCCGAGTTCTCCGGCGGGCGCGACGGTCTCGCAAGCTCTGGTACCGTCAGCCGAGGTTCGACAACCGCACCCGTCCGATGGGCTGGTTGCCGCCCAGTCTTACGCACCGGGTACTCACCACGTTGACTTGGGTGGGGCGCCTCTCGCGTTGGGCCGCAGCCACTCACCTGGCTACTGAACTGGTTTCCTTCGACACGCAACGCCTGCAGAATCCATTCATCAGGCGAGAGGGCTACCAGCGAGGTACCCTTTACGGCTACACCGTCCGGCGCTACCTCTTACAGAAGTGGCAGGGCAGGTGTGCCTACTGTGACCGGAATGACCGCCCGCTAGAAGTCGAACACCTGACACCGCGCTCACAAGGGGGATCAGACCGCATCTCCAATCTCGTGCTCTCGTGCACGCCCTGCAATCTGAAAAAGGGTACCCAGAGCCTGCAGCAGTTCCTCGCGGAGAATCTCATCCTGCTGAAAAAGATCCGGGCGCAAGTTCAGGACCCCCTGCATGACAGCGCTGCGGTCAACGCGACGAAGGCTAAGCTGCTGCGTGAGCTTCAGAAGACCGGGCTTCTCGTCGAGATTGGCGACGGCGCACAGACCAGCTTCAACCGAGACATTCAGGGCTACCCCAAGGCCCACTGGATTGACGCAGCCTGTGTCGGACCTTCTGGCGCCCGGGTGATCGTCCCGAACCTGCGTCCGCTTGCCATCATCTGCATCGGGCACGGGAACCGGCAGATGTGCGGGACCAACAAGTTCGGTTTCCCTACCCGGCACCGCACTCGGCAAAAGACCCACTTTGGTTTCCAGACCGGAGATCTGGTGCGGGCAGTCGTCACCACTGGGAAGAAGGCAGGAAGCTACGTCGGGCGGGTTTCAGTGCGGGCGACTGGAAAATTCCGACTCCCAATGGTTGACGGGCTGCATTACCGCTTCTTCGTGCTCATCCAGAAAGGAGACGGCTACGCTTACAGTTAA
- the mazE gene encoding type II toxin-antitoxin system MazE family antitoxin, with protein sequence MTKVAVTVDAQGRLTLPPEAQARLALKPGQTVVIDVDLPMEETPVGEGENPFLRFIGSLPPLAEDSRTSYQRERGHED encoded by the coding sequence ATGACCAAGGTCGCCGTGACCGTCGACGCGCAGGGACGGCTCACCCTGCCCCCCGAGGCGCAGGCCCGCCTCGCCCTCAAGCCCGGGCAGACCGTGGTCATCGATGTGGATCTCCCCATGGAGGAGACGCCGGTCGGCGAGGGCGAGAACCCCTTCCTGCGCTTCATTGGCAGCCTGCCCCCCCTGGCCGAGGACAGCCGCACGTCCTACCAGCGTGAACGGGGACACGAGGACTGA
- a CDS encoding AAA family ATPase: MVKPFSVTDLTTPAEYAAVQERFPEELRRIIAPNLVETDEIILDLNQPLSVRFGGLRIDYPLVLDPVLFGRVDTEMQSGVTKGWRADGRIGIPGTLHRISRETNLQGASVMITVRIGRALIGVAEPLREVIQDAIDRGVGIAIIGPPFVGKTTLLRDIARIMAERLGRGLIIMDTSNEIGGDSDLAHWIIGKARRVIIGDPQLQGGKYARAIANAAPQALLGDELGYRNDIPIIVENAPRGVPITATLHGRDMVRVVKSQKLWPLLGIRDGRKLDPSTFAVAIEVLDRGHYRVHTDFDRTIEALLDNATPTEGLHEVRVA; the protein is encoded by the coding sequence ATGGTGAAGCCTTTTTCCGTCACCGACCTCACCACGCCAGCCGAGTACGCGGCGGTGCAGGAGCGCTTTCCGGAGGAGCTCCGGCGAATCATCGCCCCCAACCTGGTGGAAACCGACGAGATCATCCTCGACCTGAACCAGCCCCTGAGCGTGCGGTTCGGAGGGCTGCGCATCGACTACCCGCTGGTGCTGGACCCGGTGCTGTTCGGCCGAGTCGACACCGAGATGCAGTCCGGAGTCACCAAGGGCTGGCGGGCGGACGGACGCATCGGTATCCCCGGGACCTTGCACCGGATCAGCCGCGAGACCAACCTCCAGGGGGCCAGCGTGATGATTACCGTGCGCATCGGCCGAGCCCTGATCGGCGTCGCCGAGCCGCTGCGCGAGGTCATCCAGGATGCCATCGACCGGGGCGTGGGCATCGCCATCATCGGGCCGCCCTTCGTCGGGAAGACGACCCTCCTCAGGGACATCGCACGCATCATGGCCGAGCGGTTGGGCCGCGGCCTGATCATCATGGACACCAGCAACGAGATCGGCGGGGACAGCGACCTCGCTCACTGGATCATCGGCAAAGCCCGGCGAGTCATCATCGGGGACCCCCAGTTGCAGGGTGGAAAGTACGCGCGCGCGATCGCCAATGCCGCCCCTCAGGCCCTGCTGGGGGACGAGCTCGGGTACCGGAATGACATCCCGATCATCGTCGAGAACGCCCCGCGTGGAGTGCCCATCACTGCCACCCTGCACGGCCGGGACATGGTGCGAGTGGTGAAGAGCCAGAAGCTCTGGCCGCTGCTGGGTATCCGGGACGGCCGGAAGCTCGACCCCAGCACCTTCGCCGTCGCCATCGAGGTCCTGGACCGCGGCCACTACCGGGTCCACACCGACTTCGACCGAACTATCGAGGCCTTGCTCGACAATGCCACCCCCACCGAAGGTCTTCACGAAGTTCGCGTCGCCTGA
- a CDS encoding type IV secretory system conjugative DNA transfer family protein, whose translation MSHASAPAGTVQQSQGVRTFPVGWLLLFLATLLVPGSFAVHTAGQVSQVMVDKGWPAALHSQTFVLDCTLSQACNAAFQQGFARLFPLWSLAPPAVGLVIYGFKARPRTYPTKDPGLAWWAQADDQGLNQYRTHDPMRPENKLLGYLGHLLSVGREGKIEYRKTFPLYVRMAALAENVLVLGGVGAGKTRGYFRPLIMLAAHLGFTVIVFDLKYPQPDSGFFDMIGYWARRRRRVMMFTPFSLNTMRLPLLDSIEDYASALRMATTIMPPPEYGQEPGKHYRDRDRGVLAAFLLYLARSDTPNFRELLRMAQFTPNELKKWFEDQAAFDENSEVVLNLKGIFAQGNQEVASVLQGIKNALRIFYNPMVARATESLVGENIDVRAAFREPTLLYIGIQQEYMMEGDGVVLLQLVKRSIDRDLQREAAAQGGVLKRHAAYVLDEFPSFGQLPYMMRSLGVLRSYNVSHHIGVQNLAQLAVVYGDNYSKALTTNVIGRKIFFPLAVDDEEREIFSQYVGKTTVYDISEGDTRRRFLGTSLDETTRQSIGLRKIAVPLLAPEEFPHFRPMEAVIKVRGANPIRTFMPAIEDPFLDGPDIPRGIPNRLHELYRQVNPGRENMAHVTQQIIRSGVLGTATTPEEDFSAQQHERFRTWVNGVLESGARVRFSASDRERLYVRTADLPEALKEGRTLQGFYSRGWTGRADSDELRLKPEGLALLSRDLRLRLNKQATFGALDLWLEQNGSMVEGHEAREALGSDERPEVQAILEGERVYLRFLPCRDLFGAAPEVLSKRIGKSQYILIDRQDPSGFWNALQDARVKAHEQDAAPAGAEDTRPAPSQAVRKRPTSKPWTRDEEEARHPEGAQEADPQETRGSEAEGRRPGLRKTKKKRLVDRTWTNEEEETRGQEAEQEADRFPHETLGAEDEDGPSLWQTLEKHRAPKEF comes from the coding sequence TTGTCCCACGCGTCTGCCCCGGCGGGCACCGTTCAGCAGAGTCAGGGGGTCCGCACCTTCCCGGTCGGCTGGCTGCTGCTGTTTCTCGCCACGCTCCTCGTCCCCGGTTCCTTCGCCGTGCACACGGCAGGGCAGGTCTCCCAAGTGATGGTCGACAAAGGCTGGCCGGCGGCCCTGCACAGCCAGACGTTCGTGCTCGACTGCACCCTGAGCCAGGCCTGCAACGCGGCGTTCCAGCAGGGCTTCGCCCGCCTCTTCCCGCTGTGGTCGCTGGCGCCTCCCGCCGTGGGACTGGTCATCTACGGCTTCAAGGCCCGGCCGCGCACGTACCCTACCAAGGACCCCGGCCTCGCCTGGTGGGCCCAGGCCGACGATCAGGGCCTGAACCAGTACCGGACGCACGACCCGATGAGGCCGGAGAACAAGCTGCTCGGGTACCTCGGCCACCTGCTCAGCGTGGGCCGCGAGGGCAAGATCGAGTACCGCAAGACCTTCCCGCTGTACGTGCGCATGGCGGCGCTCGCCGAGAACGTCCTGGTGCTCGGGGGGGTGGGGGCGGGCAAGACCCGCGGCTACTTCAGACCGCTGATCATGCTGGCCGCCCACCTGGGCTTCACGGTGATCGTCTTCGACCTGAAATACCCACAGCCCGACTCGGGCTTCTTCGACATGATCGGGTACTGGGCCAGACGGCGCCGCAGGGTGATGATGTTCACCCCGTTCAGCCTCAACACGATGCGTCTGCCCCTGCTCGACAGCATCGAGGACTATGCCAGCGCCCTGAGAATGGCGACCACCATCATGCCACCGCCGGAGTACGGCCAGGAGCCCGGCAAGCACTACCGGGACCGGGACCGGGGGGTGCTCGCCGCCTTCCTGCTGTACCTCGCCAGGAGTGACACGCCCAACTTCCGTGAGTTGCTGCGCATGGCGCAGTTCACGCCGAACGAACTCAAGAAGTGGTTCGAGGACCAGGCCGCCTTCGACGAGAACAGCGAGGTGGTCCTCAACCTCAAGGGCATCTTCGCGCAGGGGAACCAGGAGGTCGCCTCGGTCCTGCAGGGCATCAAGAACGCCCTGCGCATCTTCTACAACCCGATGGTGGCGCGGGCGACCGAGAGCCTGGTGGGCGAGAACATCGACGTGCGCGCGGCCTTTCGGGAACCCACCCTGCTCTACATCGGCATCCAGCAGGAGTACATGATGGAGGGCGACGGCGTGGTGCTCCTCCAGCTCGTCAAGCGCTCCATCGACCGCGATCTCCAGCGCGAGGCGGCGGCCCAGGGCGGCGTCCTCAAAAGGCACGCCGCGTACGTCCTCGACGAGTTCCCTTCCTTTGGACAACTGCCGTACATGATGCGCTCGCTCGGCGTGCTGCGTTCCTACAACGTGTCGCACCACATCGGGGTGCAGAACCTCGCCCAGCTCGCCGTGGTCTACGGCGACAACTACAGCAAGGCCCTGACCACCAACGTGATCGGCCGCAAGATCTTTTTCCCGCTCGCGGTGGACGACGAGGAGCGCGAGATCTTCTCGCAGTACGTCGGCAAGACCACGGTGTACGACATCAGTGAGGGCGACACCCGTCGCCGCTTCCTGGGCACCTCCCTGGACGAGACCACCCGCCAGAGCATCGGGCTGCGCAAGATCGCGGTGCCGCTGCTCGCTCCCGAGGAATTCCCCCATTTCCGACCGATGGAGGCGGTCATCAAGGTCCGCGGAGCCAACCCCATTCGCACCTTCATGCCCGCCATCGAGGACCCCTTCCTCGACGGGCCGGACATTCCACGGGGCATCCCCAACCGGCTGCACGAGCTCTACCGGCAGGTCAACCCGGGGCGCGAGAACATGGCCCACGTCACCCAGCAGATCATCCGTTCCGGCGTGCTCGGCACGGCCACCACGCCGGAGGAGGACTTCAGCGCCCAGCAGCACGAACGCTTCCGGACCTGGGTGAACGGGGTGTTGGAGAGCGGCGCCCGGGTCCGCTTCAGCGCGAGTGACCGCGAGCGACTGTACGTCCGCACCGCGGACCTGCCGGAGGCCCTGAAGGAGGGGCGCACCCTGCAGGGCTTCTATTCCCGTGGCTGGACCGGCAGGGCGGACTCCGACGAGTTGCGCCTCAAGCCCGAGGGGCTGGCGCTGCTGAGCCGCGACCTGCGCCTGCGGCTGAACAAGCAGGCGACCTTCGGCGCCCTCGACCTGTGGCTGGAGCAGAACGGGTCTATGGTTGAAGGTCACGAGGCCCGCGAGGCGCTGGGGTCGGACGAACGCCCGGAGGTCCAGGCGATCCTGGAGGGCGAGCGGGTGTACCTGCGCTTCCTCCCGTGCCGCGACCTGTTCGGGGCGGCGCCGGAGGTGCTCAGCAAACGCATCGGCAAGAGTCAGTACATCCTGATTGACCGCCAGGACCCTTCGGGCTTCTGGAACGCACTGCAAGACGCCCGGGTGAAGGCCCACGAGCAGGACGCAGCTCCTGCTGGAGCGGAAGACACTCGCCCTGCACCAAGTCAGGCCGTGAGGAAGCGACCCACCAGCAAGCCCTGGACGAGGGACGAGGAGGAAGCTCGCCATCCTGAAGGCGCGCAGGAAGCGGACCCGCAGGAGACCCGGGGTTCCGAGGCCGAAGGCCGCCGACCGGGTCTGCGCAAGACCAAGAAGAAACGCCTGGTGGACAGGACCTGGACGAACGAGGAGGAAGAGACGCGCGGGCAGGAAGCCGAGCAGGAAGCCGACCGGTTCCCGCACGAGACCCTGGGGGCGGAAGACGAGGACGGCCCATCGTTGTGGCAGACCCTGGAGAAACACCGGGCTCCCAAAGAGTTCTAG
- a CDS encoding aminotransferase-like domain-containing protein — MTSGTESGRSRQRLLFDLKAWIGQEARPGERLPPVRELTRRYHTSPVTVSAVLAQLAREGLIVTRPGHGTFVAEAAIVPPSTDLAWQTVALSGRPISPGYVQDLFRPPQPDTLPLGSGYPDETIQPLPLLQTALGKASRRPGVWSRLPPEGLEALRAWFARELGEAYRASDVLIVPGGQAALSTALRALLPIGAPLLVESPTYYGVLAAAGAAGVQPVPVPADAEGVRPDLLELAFRSTGAKAVYLQPLYANPTGAVLALGRRAVVLAAAERAGAFVIEDDYARGLTLDGEAPPPLAVDGPGRVVYLRSLTKVSAPGLRIAALVARGPILTRLRHGRAIEDYFLAGPLQETALDLVTSRGWQRHLKDLQAALRERRAVMVGALRRHWPEARITLVPRGGYNVWVQLPEGTSDLDFVERAARAGVQVSAGSGFFPTEPGGAFVRLSYAGASPAVIEEGVGRLAFTAVGPQPG, encoded by the coding sequence ATGACGTCGGGTACCGAGAGTGGCAGGAGTAGACAACGCCTGTTGTTCGACCTGAAAGCGTGGATCGGGCAGGAGGCGCGGCCCGGGGAGCGGTTGCCCCCCGTGCGCGAGTTGACCCGCCGTTACCACACCAGTCCCGTGACGGTGAGCGCCGTGCTCGCCCAACTGGCAAGGGAAGGGCTGATCGTCACCCGCCCTGGTCACGGCACCTTCGTCGCGGAGGCAGCCATCGTCCCGCCCTCAACGGACCTGGCGTGGCAAACCGTGGCCCTTTCGGGTCGTCCCATCTCGCCGGGCTACGTGCAGGACCTGTTTCGACCCCCTCAGCCAGACACGCTGCCGCTGGGCAGTGGCTACCCCGACGAGACGATTCAACCCCTGCCCCTGTTGCAGACTGCCCTGGGCAAGGCGTCCAGGCGACCAGGGGTCTGGTCGCGGTTACCACCGGAAGGGCTGGAGGCATTGCGGGCGTGGTTTGCCCGGGAACTGGGGGAGGCGTACCGGGCGTCTGACGTGCTGATCGTCCCCGGCGGACAGGCGGCCCTCTCGACGGCCCTGCGCGCCCTGCTCCCTATCGGGGCACCGCTGCTGGTCGAGTCTCCCACGTACTACGGTGTGCTGGCCGCCGCGGGGGCGGCAGGTGTGCAGCCGGTCCCCGTTCCGGCAGATGCGGAGGGCGTCCGGCCCGATCTGCTGGAGTTGGCGTTCCGCTCCACCGGCGCGAAGGCCGTGTATCTCCAGCCGCTCTATGCCAACCCGACGGGCGCGGTCCTGGCGTTAGGGCGCCGGGCGGTGGTGCTGGCGGCGGCGGAGCGGGCCGGGGCCTTCGTCATTGAGGACGACTACGCCCGGGGCCTCACCCTGGACGGGGAAGCCCCGCCTCCCCTGGCGGTGGACGGTCCGGGGCGCGTCGTGTACCTGCGCTCGTTGACGAAGGTGAGCGCGCCGGGGCTGCGCATCGCCGCCTTGGTCGCGCGGGGGCCCATCCTGACGCGATTGCGCCACGGGCGGGCCATCGAGGACTACTTTCTGGCGGGTCCCCTTCAGGAGACGGCCCTGGACCTGGTGACTTCCCGGGGCTGGCAGCGCCACCTGAAGGACCTTCAGGCGGCGCTGCGCGAACGGCGGGCCGTGATGGTGGGGGCGTTGAGGCGCCACTGGCCGGAGGCGCGGATCACCCTGGTCCCGCGGGGCGGGTACAACGTCTGGGTGCAACTGCCCGAGGGGACGTCCGACCTCGACTTTGTGGAGCGGGCGGCGCGGGCGGGGGTGCAGGTGAGCGCGGGCAGCGGGTTCTTCCCGACCGAGCCGGGCGGCGCATTCGTGCGCCTGAGCTACGCCGGGGCGAGTCCCGCCGTCATCGAGGAGGGCGTGGGCCGCCTTGCATTCACGGCTGTTGGACCCCAACCTGGGTAA
- a CDS encoding type II toxin-antitoxin system TacA family antitoxin has protein sequence MTQLPKDERLHLRVTGEHHDLIEQAATLEGLTLTGFATRHLVDAATRVVEHHRVTQLGREQAETFLRALEAGEAPQGVDRLTRHFGRTSLPVREEP, from the coding sequence ATGACGCAGCTACCGAAAGACGAGCGCCTGCACCTGCGAGTGACTGGGGAGCACCATGACCTGATCGAACAGGCCGCCACCCTCGAGGGGCTCACCCTCACGGGTTTTGCCACCCGTCACCTGGTGGACGCGGCGACGCGAGTGGTCGAACATCACCGCGTGACGCAGCTCGGTCGAGAACAGGCCGAAACGTTTCTCCGTGCCCTCGAGGCAGGCGAGGCTCCCCAGGGTGTGGACCGCCTCACGCGCCACTTCGGCCGGACCTCGCTGCCTGTGCGGGAAGAACCGTGA
- a CDS encoding DMT family transporter, whose protein sequence is MATKTETSGWWWAALGVLCFSFTLPATRLAVPEFGGYTVGFGRAVVAALLAVALLLARRERLPARRHWRGLGLVALGVVFGFPVLTSLALRTVPSSHGAVVVGLLPAATAVAAVLLTRERPRPVFWLVCALGVVAVLWFAATTGAGHLETGDVYMLLAVLLAAVGYAEGGRLARQLDGWRVVSWALVFSLPFALIATLLAPWPTHLPSPGAWAAFGYVSMVSMFLGFFAWYRGLALGGVARAGQVQLVQPVLTVVWSALLLGEGLDGRTILAALLVVAVAALSRLTR, encoded by the coding sequence TTGGCGACGAAAACGGAAACAAGTGGTTGGTGGTGGGCAGCCCTGGGCGTGCTGTGCTTCAGTTTCACCCTGCCCGCGACCAGGCTCGCGGTGCCGGAATTCGGCGGGTACACCGTCGGCTTTGGTCGCGCCGTGGTCGCGGCCCTCCTGGCCGTGGCCCTGCTGCTCGCCCGTCGGGAGCGGCTTCCCGCGCGTCGTCATTGGCGGGGTCTCGGGCTGGTCGCTCTCGGGGTGGTGTTCGGGTTCCCGGTGTTGACCTCACTCGCCCTGCGTACTGTGCCGTCCTCGCACGGGGCGGTGGTGGTCGGTCTGCTTCCAGCGGCCACCGCCGTCGCCGCCGTACTGCTGACGCGAGAACGTCCACGGCCCGTCTTCTGGCTCGTCTGTGCCCTGGGCGTGGTCGCCGTCCTGTGGTTCGCTGCGACCACCGGGGCGGGGCATCTGGAGACGGGCGACGTTTACATGCTGCTGGCGGTGCTGCTCGCCGCGGTCGGGTATGCCGAGGGCGGACGGCTGGCCCGGCAACTCGACGGATGGCGGGTGGTGAGCTGGGCGCTGGTGTTCTCGCTGCCCTTCGCCTTGATCGCCACCCTGCTGGCCCCCTGGCCGACCCATCTCCCCTCGCCGGGAGCCTGGGCGGCCTTCGGCTATGTCTCGATGGTCAGCATGTTTCTGGGCTTCTTCGCCTGGTACCGCGGGCTGGCACTGGGAGGGGTGGCCCGGGCGGGACAGGTACAACTCGTGCAGCCGGTCCTGACCGTCGTCTGGTCAGCACTGCTCCTGGGGGAAGGGCTCGACGGACGCACGATCCTGGCGGCACTCCTCGTGGTCGCCGTCGCCGCGCTGAGCCGCCTGACGCGGTGA